A stretch of the Papaver somniferum cultivar HN1 chromosome 6, ASM357369v1, whole genome shotgun sequence genome encodes the following:
- the LOC113289922 gene encoding probable receptor-like protein kinase At2g42960 — protein MSSGDSLNTELSKKTLFFGLKLWVLIGICVGAFIILVLSILSIWVSGKKSRSRRKVDKFSLSQIPYTSKEIKIDKVGTQNYQSHERVLVTVHENTSDKNTEKMSVHLARSKSSDADAMSQCSSSYQHDRACSSQSGEEGNSATFQKQPSYKHNLVSASPLIGLPEAAHLGWGHWFTLRDLELATNHFSKEHILGEGGYGVVYKGLLMNGTKVAVKKLLNNLGQAEKEFRVEVEAIGHVRHKNLVRLLGYCVEGIHRMLVYEYVNNGNLEQWLHGAMRQHGSLSWEARMKVILCTAKALAYLHEAIEPKVIHRDIKSSNILIDDEFNAKISDFGLAKLLDSGESHMATRVMGTFGYVAPEYANTGMLNEKIDVYSFGVLLLEAVTGRDPVDYGRPSDEINLVEWLKVMVGTRRAEEVVDPNLEAVRPTTRALKRALLVALRCVDPDPDKRPEMSQVVRMLEADDYPFHEDRKNRKSRSASMDSNM, from the exons ATGTCATCCGGGGATTCTCTAAATACTGAATTATCAAAGAAGACATTGTTCTTCGGTCTGAAACTTTGGGTTTTGATTGGTATCTGTGTTGGAGCATTTATAATATTAGTACTATCAATTTTGTCTATATGGGTATCTGGAAAGAAATCTAGGAGCAGGAGGAAAGTTGACAAGTTTTCCCTGTCCCAAATACCTTACACTTCAAAGGAAATTAAAATTGATAAAGTTGGTACCCAGAATTACCAAAGTCATGAAAGAGTTCTTGTCACAGTTCATGAAAACACCTCTGACAAGAATACAGAGAAGATGTCAGTGCATTTGGCTCGGAGTAAATCGAGCGATGCTGATGCTATGAGCCAGTGCAGTTCCTCTTATCAGCATGATAGAGCTTGCAGTTCTCAGTCAGGGGAAGAGGGAAACTCTGCCACGTTTCAAAAGCAACCATCTTATAAACATAATCTTGTTTCTGCATCTCCTTTGATTGGACTTCCTGAAGCTGCACATCTTGGATGGGGTCACTGGTTTACTCTTAGGGATCTTGAACTTGCTACAAATCATTTTTCAAAAGAACACATACTTGGGGAGGGTGGCTATGGAGTTGTTTATAAGGGGCTTTTGATGAATGGCACTAAAGTTGCAGTTAAAAAACTCCTCAACAACCT GGGACAGGCAGAGAAGGAATTTAGAGTGGAAGTTGAAGCTATAGGCCATGTCCGACATAAAAATTTGGTACGGCTCTTGGGTTATTGTGTAGAAGGAATTCATAG GATGCTGGTTTATGAATACGTAAACAATGGCAATTTAGAACAGTGGCTTCACGGCGCGATGCGCCAACATGGGTCACTTAGTTGGGAAGCCCGAATGAAGGTCATCCTGTGTACTGCTAAAGC ACTTGCTTATCTGCATGAGGCAATAGAACCAAAAGTCATTCACCGAGACATAAAATCAAGTAATATCTTGATTGATGATGAATTTAATGCGAAGATCTCAGATTTCGGTTTGGCCAAGCTTTTAGATTCTGGAGAAAGCCACATGGCAACCAGAGTCATGGGAACGTTTGG GTATGTTGCCCCTGAATATGCAAATACTGGCATGTTGAATGAAAAGATAGATGTTTACAGTTTTGGTGTCCTTCTGTTAGAAGCAGTTACTGGTAGGGATCCAGTGGACTATGGGCGACCAAGCGATGAG ATTAATCTTGTTGAGTGGCTTAAAGTGATGGTTGGGACTAGGAGAGCAGAAGAAGTTGTTGATCCAAATCTTGAAGCTGTTAGACCCACTACAAGGGCTCTCAAGCGTGCCCTTCTAGTTGCTCTAAGATGTGTAGATCCTGATCCTGACAAGAGACCAGAAATGAGTCAGGTTGTTCGAATGCTTGAAGCCGATGACTACCCATTTCATGAG GATAGAAAAAACAGGAAAAGTCGGTCTGCAAGCATGGACTCAAATATGTGA